The following nucleotide sequence is from Nitratidesulfovibrio termitidis HI1.
CGGCACGCGCGATGCCGGATCGGCGGACAGCCATTCCAGCACCTTGCGTTTGATGGGGTGGCCGCCCGCGTTTTCCGATTCCAGAAAGGCGCGCATGGCCAGGGCCACGCCGGACGAATCGATCTTTACCGGGCAGACCGAGGTGCAGCGGCCGCAGCCGGTGCAGTGCTCCATCATGGTGCGCAGTTCGCCCAGCAGGAAGGGATCGGGCCGGCCCTTGTTGACCTGCGAATAGTACACCGCCTCCACCAGCGCGCCGAGGGCGATGTTCTTGTTGCGCGGGTGGTATTGCAGCGACTGTTCCGGGTAGAACATGGGGCAGACCTGCTTGCACTTGCCGCAGCGGGTACAGATCTGCACGTTGGCCAGCAGCTGGATGAGTCGTTCCTTGTCGGGCAGGCCGCTCTGGCGGATGTCCTCTATGAGCCGGTTGAACGAGAAGGTGAACGGGCGCACCGGCAGTTCGCGCTGGGTCAGCTTGGCGGGGTTCAGCACGTTGCGCGGGTCCACGCGCTCCTTGAAGGCGCGCAGGGCGTCCATCTTCTCCTTGCGCAGGAAGGCGATCTTGGTGATGCCGATGCCGTGCTCGCCAGAGACTTCGCCGCCCACCTCCTGGGCCTTGGCCATGACGCGGTGGGCCACCTGCTCGGCATTGTGCAGCATGACCGGGTCGTTGGAGTTGACCGGGATGTTGACGTGACAGTTGCCGTCGCCCGCGTGCATGTGGCTGGCCACCTCGATGCGGGTGGCCTGCATGTGGTCCTTGATGCGCTCTATCTTGCGGGCCAGGTTGGGGTGCGCGTTGGCCAGTTCGCCCAGAAAGACCACGGCGCGGATCTGCATTTCCTCGTCCGAGATGTCCTTGGCCGAAACCTCTCCCTTGGCCACCTTGGAGGCGTAGGTGAATTCGCGGTTGAACTCCCTGTCGTCCAGCGGCATGCCCGCCAGGCGTCCCACCTCTTGCAGGGCGGAACGGTAGGCGGCGGCCGCGCATTCCAGGTTCACCTGCTCCAGGAAATCAGCGAACTCGGGCACGCCGTCGATGGGGATGACCACGTCCTCGTTGATCTTGAAGCCGGAGGTGCGCCGGGCGATGGCGGACAGCTTGTGGCGGTCTTCCCAGAAGATTTCGGCTTCCTTCTCGTCGCGCGCGGCAAAGATGTCCGCCCCGTCGTAGGGGTTCACGATGTCCAGGATCTGGTGCACGGCGCGGTCCAGGTGGAACTCGTCGTCGCCATCCAGTTGCACGATGAGCACCGAGATGGGGTCGCCCTCGTACTCCGAAGACTTTTTCTTGTATTCTATGGCCTTGACGTACTTGGAGTTGAACTCCTCCAGGGCCGACACCTTCACGTGGTCGCCTTCGCGGCGGATGGTGTCGCGGTAGCCCACCACGTCCTTGATGACCTGCATGGCGCTGTTCATGGAGCGCCCGAAGAATTCCAGCACCAGCACGCGCGAGTGGACCGGCTTCTTGTGCAGCACGAAGCAGGCCTCGACGATGATGCCGTCAACGCCTTCCTTCTGCATGCCGGGCAGGCCGCCCAGGGTCTTGTTGGTCACGTCCTTGCCAAGGCCGGGCAGGCGGATTTCCTCGCCACGCAGGGACACCACGTTGCGCACGCCGCCGCTCAGGTCGCGGATTTCGAAGGTGGCCGTCTCGTCGGGCATGATCTTGTGGCGCGGGTGGTCCACCCGGGCCACGTCGATGATCTCGCCGGTGGGGGTGACCATGCGCCACGAGAGCAGGTTGTCGAGGGTGGTGCCGTATTCGAAGGCAAAGGGGCCGCCCGCGTTTTCGGCAATGTTGCCCCCGATGGACGAGGCCAGCTTTGAGGCCGGGTCCACGGTGAACAGCAGGCCCTTCTTGCCCGCCGCCGCGATGGCGTCGTTGGTGATGACGCCCGCCTCGCAGCACAGCACCTTGTTCTGTTCGTCGATGCTGACGATGCGGGTAAGGCGGCCAAGGCTGAGGATCACCGTGCGCTTGCGGGCAGGCACGGCGCCGCCGGTCAGGCCGGAACCGCCACCGCGCGGAATGATGGCGAACTTCAGCTCGTTGGCCAGCTTGACCACGGCGCTGACCTGTTCGGCGGACGCGGGGCTGACCACCAGCATGGGCAGTTCCATGCGCAGGTCGGTGGCGTCGGTGGAATTTTCCACCAGCGCGCCGGGGCGGGTGTCTATGCACTCGCGCGGCATGACGGCGGCAAGGCGCTTCACCAGTTCGTCGCGGTAGGCCACCTCGGCCTCGTGCGCGCTCCAGAACATGGTGATGCCTTCGCCGATGCTGGTGGCGTAATGGTGGGCAAGTGCCGCCTTTTCGCCCTCGAAACGCGCGCGAACGCTCGCTTTCACCGTTTCCGCGTCGATGAACGGGTTGTATACGACGAGGAACAGTTCTTCCGCGATTTCGATGGCGAGGTGGCGCACGGACTCGGGCCAGTCCTCGAATTCGTCGAGATTGATACGCAGGATACGATTGACGACGAAATCCGCGGATATGGAGATATGCGGGCCTTTATGGGGCATGGGCGGGCTCTCTCTCGGGTTGCGGTGAGAGGAAGCCGCTGACTATAGGCGCGCGAGGCCCGGTTGGCAAGTTGAGTGAGCGCACGATGTTTCGGCGGGGGGCGGTACCGGCGTGGCCGGGAGCAGCCGGATGTGCCGGCAGGCTGTTCATCGGAAAAAAATATGCGCGGTGGTGGCGGCACAATGACAGGCTAGAATCAGGAGAATGACGCTATGTTTGCATGAATAAACTCTATTGTATGATAGAGTGTTGTGTGCAGTTTGTGCATGCGAACAGTGTAATGATGCTGTGTTGCCCGAGCTGTATTAACTGTAAGATCAATCAAGTGATTGTAATTGACTCTTTGTCGCGTTTGGTGTGTAGCATGGTGCATGCTCCCAGAAAGGAGGAATGCCATGCCGCACGCACTGCCACGCGCCGATGTCATGGGACGCCTTGCCGCGGACAACCCGTGGTGGGCCGACGAGCTTGCCCGCCCCTTTGCGGCGGATCTGCCGCAGCGCGACCACTTCGCGCCATTCTTCGAACTTGCCGCCGACTGTGCGCTGCACCGGGCCGTGGTGCTGATGGGGCCGCGCCGGGTGGGCAAGACGGTGCTGTTGCACCAGGTGGTGGATACCCTGCTGCAACAGGGGGCCGAACGCCGCCAGATACTGTTCGCCACACTGGACGCCCCGGCCTACACCGGCATGGAACTGGCCGACTTTGTGGAACTGGCCGCCGAAATGTCGGGCCTGGACCCCAACCGCCCCGGCTGGGTCATCTTTGATGAAATCCAGTACATGGCCGACTGGGAGCGCGGGCTGGACACCCTGGCCGCCCGCTGGCCCGCGCTGCGCTGCACGGTGTGCGGTTCCGCCGCGCCCGCCCTGCGCCGCATGGGCGATGCCGAGGCGGCGGGCCGTTTTGCGGTGTACATGCTGCCGCCGCTGTCCTTCGCCGAATTTCTGCGCCTGTCCGGCGGGCAGCGCCGCGACATGAAGCAGTTGTTCACGCCCGAACGCATGGACGAACTGAACGAACTGCTGGTGCGGTACATGAATTTTGGCGGCTACCCGGAAGCCGTGGTGTCCGAGCGGGTGCGCGCGGACATGGCGCGTTTTCTGCGCAGCGAGATCATCGACCGGGTGCTGTGCAGCGACATGCCCGGCCTGTACGGCATCTCGGACGTGCAGGAACTGAACCGCCTGCTGGCCGTGCTGGCCCTGAACAGCGGGCGCGAGGTGACTCTGGAGGATCTGCGGGGCGAATCGGGCATCGCGGTGAACACCCTTAAGCGCTAC
It contains:
- a CDS encoding FAD-binding and (Fe-S)-binding domain-containing protein yields the protein MPHKGPHISISADFVVNRILRINLDEFEDWPESVRHLAIEIAEELFLVVYNPFIDAETVKASVRARFEGEKAALAHHYATSIGEGITMFWSAHEAEVAYRDELVKRLAAVMPRECIDTRPGALVENSTDATDLRMELPMLVVSPASAEQVSAVVKLANELKFAIIPRGGGSGLTGGAVPARKRTVILSLGRLTRIVSIDEQNKVLCCEAGVITNDAIAAAGKKGLLFTVDPASKLASSIGGNIAENAGGPFAFEYGTTLDNLLSWRMVTPTGEIIDVARVDHPRHKIMPDETATFEIRDLSGGVRNVVSLRGEEIRLPGLGKDVTNKTLGGLPGMQKEGVDGIIVEACFVLHKKPVHSRVLVLEFFGRSMNSAMQVIKDVVGYRDTIRREGDHVKVSALEEFNSKYVKAIEYKKKSSEYEGDPISVLIVQLDGDDEFHLDRAVHQILDIVNPYDGADIFAARDEKEAEIFWEDRHKLSAIARRTSGFKINEDVVIPIDGVPEFADFLEQVNLECAAAAYRSALQEVGRLAGMPLDDREFNREFTYASKVAKGEVSAKDISDEEMQIRAVVFLGELANAHPNLARKIERIKDHMQATRIEVASHMHAGDGNCHVNIPVNSNDPVMLHNAEQVAHRVMAKAQEVGGEVSGEHGIGITKIAFLRKEKMDALRAFKERVDPRNVLNPAKLTQRELPVRPFTFSFNRLIEDIRQSGLPDKERLIQLLANVQICTRCGKCKQVCPMFYPEQSLQYHPRNKNIALGALVEAVYYSQVNKGRPDPFLLGELRTMMEHCTGCGRCTSVCPVKIDSSGVALAMRAFLESENAGGHPIKRKVLEWLSADPASRVPRAAKAASMGQRFQNRFVGLVPAGWRERFESPLFAGPGPEVGYKNLAETLHLGKGGIFVPASARQRAAATGEPVEAVFYFPGCGGGLFYRNIGLAGLMLMLKSGVAVVMPEQHLCCGYPLLSAGADNAFATNRDHNVQAIRAALDKARAAGLNVTHVITACGSCRDGIQRHELLGAQGNAPAMLHKDMVQFLLERLPANALTGAEKPAAGTEVLYHPSCHAEWVGVHKGKAANIYAQAVAAFTGAKVRVNPGCCGESGMGAMTSPAIYNKLRARKRMRLEADFMTYADNAPVIVGCPSCKVGIKRTMLALKDKRPVLHTLEWLAELAKGADWRKILRKAADQAKDEGGVRVVDDGGL
- a CDS encoding ATP-binding protein, producing the protein MPHALPRADVMGRLAADNPWWADELARPFAADLPQRDHFAPFFELAADCALHRAVVLMGPRRVGKTVLLHQVVDTLLQQGAERRQILFATLDAPAYTGMELADFVELAAEMSGLDPNRPGWVIFDEIQYMADWERGLDTLAARWPALRCTVCGSAAPALRRMGDAEAAGRFAVYMLPPLSFAEFLRLSGGQRRDMKQLFTPERMDELNELLVRYMNFGGYPEAVVSERVRADMARFLRSEIIDRVLCSDMPGLYGISDVQELNRLLAVLALNSGREVTLEDLRGESGIAVNTLKRYLDYLEAAFLVVRLRRIDDAGRRFRRDRSFKVYLANPSMRTALFAPITGPDDPGLQPLLETAVVGQLLCSPALSRNTCYARWDGGEVALVGLHPVHGKPVLAFDIRWSDEGIAAGQKNGNGRCGASAGPAATTRAARKAAGNGNGAQLRPLFEFARRHNVRKSYVTTRTTFTVGVQGATEFSYLPAGMLAFTLSSQAAERIFAKLVTADCG